In one Grus americana isolate bGruAme1 chromosome 1, bGruAme1.mat, whole genome shotgun sequence genomic region, the following are encoded:
- the COMMD6 gene encoding COMM domain-containing protein 6 isoform X1 produces the protein MRGAMASGSAVVLARALEALDVGGAADKINLIPQDFFAELCEQIIQHLNHKIPGVDTAELCQRIQTSGIEINVGDLAKIANVVSFLFSTAARNSLSTEELVTTLGNAVTALPKHAVQVIRHVWNEHGKSISVSEDARNMATLGQFVDIKWKLGVAMSSDTCRSLKYPYVTVMLKVADPSGQITDKSFEMTIPQFKNFFRQFKEMAAVLETV, from the exons ATGCGCGGCGCTATGGCCTCCGGTTCAGCTGTGGTGCTTGCGCGAGCGCTGGAGGCGCTGG ATGTTGGTGGTGCAGCAGATAAGATTAATTTAATACCTCAAGACTTTTTTGCAGAACTT TGTGAACAAATAATTCAACACCTGAACCATAAGATCCCAGGTGTAGATACAGCTGAACTATGTCAG AGAATTCAAACATCTGGGATTGAGATTAATGTTGGTGACCTGGCAAAAATAGCTAATGTTGTTTCCTTTCTATTTAG CACAGCAGCCAGAAACAGTCTCTCTACGGAAGAACTCGTCACCACCTTGGGCAATGCAGTCACTGCGCTACCAAAACATGCTGTTCAAGTTATTCGTCATGTGTGGAATGAACATGGTAAATCCATTAGTGTGTCAGAAGATGCAAGAAATATGGCCACACTGGGGCAG tTTGTAGATATTAAATGGAAACTGGGAGTCGCCATGAGCTCTGACACCTGCAGATCTCTGAAGTATCCTTATGTTACAGTGATGTTAAAAGTGGCAGATCCTTCAGGACAAATAACAGACAAATCTTTTGAAATGACGATCCCACAGTTCAAG AACTTCTTCAGACAGTTCAAGGAAATGGCGGCTGTTCTTGAAACAGTTTGA
- the COMMD6 gene encoding COMM domain-containing protein 6 isoform X2: protein MRGAMASGSAVVLARALEALDVGGAADKINLIPQDFFAELCEQIIQHLNHKIPGVDTAELCQRIQTSGIEINVGDLAKIANVVSFLFSTAARNSLSTEELVTTLGNAVTALPKHAVQVIRHVWNEHGKSISVSEDARNMATLGQFVDIKWKLGVAMSSDTCRSLKYPYVTVMLKVADPSGQITDKSFEMTIPQFKVFVIIFVLL from the exons ATGCGCGGCGCTATGGCCTCCGGTTCAGCTGTGGTGCTTGCGCGAGCGCTGGAGGCGCTGG ATGTTGGTGGTGCAGCAGATAAGATTAATTTAATACCTCAAGACTTTTTTGCAGAACTT TGTGAACAAATAATTCAACACCTGAACCATAAGATCCCAGGTGTAGATACAGCTGAACTATGTCAG AGAATTCAAACATCTGGGATTGAGATTAATGTTGGTGACCTGGCAAAAATAGCTAATGTTGTTTCCTTTCTATTTAG CACAGCAGCCAGAAACAGTCTCTCTACGGAAGAACTCGTCACCACCTTGGGCAATGCAGTCACTGCGCTACCAAAACATGCTGTTCAAGTTATTCGTCATGTGTGGAATGAACATGGTAAATCCATTAGTGTGTCAGAAGATGCAAGAAATATGGCCACACTGGGGCAG tTTGTAGATATTAAATGGAAACTGGGAGTCGCCATGAGCTCTGACACCTGCAGATCTCTGAAGTATCCTTATGTTACAGTGATGTTAAAAGTGGCAGATCCTTCAGGACAAATAACAGACAAATCTTTTGAAATGACGATCCCACAGTTCAAG GTATTTGTCATCATCTTTGTATTGCTGTGA